The window ACAGAGATGTTTATTAACTTACCTAAGATTTCACTGCTAGTGAGGAATTGGGCAAGACCTCAAATCCAGGTCAAACCACCCTGGAGCCCTTACGCTTACCCACAATCATATCACTGGACACACAGTAAACCTCAGCACTGTGCTTCCTTCCAGTGTCTGACAAGCTTTCCAAGCCTAGGAATCGTTTCAACATTCTAGCGCTTCGGCAGCTCCTGCTCTCCCCAGCCGCCGGTTTTCCTGTCTTTGCAGTGCACTCTGTTATCAAGCTATGATGCAGAGAGGGTCATTAGCAAGACCACACGCATGGCTTTGTAGGAGAGGTGGATgggtggggaaaagggaaggcCTGTGGCAGGGGATCTAGAGGCTAAGCTGAAGCCTGGGCCGCGCAGCCCATTATGCGACCTAGGATGCTTTCTTCCCGCAGCCTGCCAGTTAGATGTTTTTACCTTTCCGGGGAATGTCACGTGGCCTGCAATACCCAGGGGCTCCTCAGGGCACTAAGGAAGCTGAAACACTAGATAAACCTCGTGTAGGTCCCGGCAATGCTTTCAGCACAGATATCAGAGGGAGTTTATCTTTTTCTCCAGATATTCAAAAAAGCCCAGGAAAGATCTATGATCCTCCAAGAAGAGGCCAAATCTTGGGAGGACAGTTTAAAAATCTTGCCCATCTGAAGGCAAGCTTTGGTACTCAGAGAAATTCAGAGTGGTAGAGTTGGATGCCCGAAAGAAGGAGAACAGGTGGCTCAGTTCTCACCTCTGTCACTAACCAGCCTGGTGACCTAAGACAAGCCGGCCGTCAGGGTAACTTGGGGAAGCACATGTGTTATGTGTTTACCAAAATTGTACCAGGTTTTGCATCTCTCAggaaatttccatttctgcaaaccATGCAAATCTTTAGAGAACCAGACTGTCCATAAGTCAGATAGTCCCCAGAGCTAAAATGCTCCATTCTACTACTGCAGGTGTCTGGGACTCAGACTGTGTGAAGATACAACCCGCTACCAGGGTAGAGCAACGTGCCCacaaaggcagaaattggcacTAGGGCTGTCTTTCCCCCTGCTGCAGGCCTGGCGCTGGACAGCTAAGATTACACAGCCTGGCTACTAAAATAAGCTCGAAGGGCCTTATAAATGAGTAAATCTACACTGTTCTTCCTTTAGACAGGGCACTGAAGCCTGGAGAGGGGAAATTCAAGGATTCTAAGTCCAAGGCCATCTGCTTAGCTACTACTTGCAGACAATCCTCACTCCCCACCTAGCcaagtgtttaatttttcaaACTAAACCCTTTCAATCCCCTAATCACATTTAGCTGGAGAATGAATGAGGCAGGGTGTGTTTCACACCCTATGCTTCCAACATTTACAATTCCAGAGATTTTACAAGATTCTACCTTTATGTAGCACCTATTTATAAGTCCCTCCTTCCTGTCCCCCTAACCAGAAAATGAACATCGCATCATGTTCCAGTAATGAGGAAACTCAACATCATTCACTCTTTAGTTTTTTAGGGGAAGTAGGTACAGTATTGATTAAGTACACATGCAGAGAAAAGGAGCATGCAGGCACCTTCTCAAGTAAAGAGAGATGGAGGGCAAAGGGTGAACATATTCACTCTTAAGGGCCTGCCAGAGGTTTTCTGGCAGCTTGAAACaatctaaaaaatatttgaagaaaaactaaaacatgCCATGCCATTTGActtcaggaaatgcaaatgattCAAAATACGGTTTTTGTTTTCCATCCTTGGGTTTCTCAGAATTATAACTGAGGTCAACCTGCTAAACATGTGAAGACCAAAGGGggagaaaagaacaaaggaaactACATGTGAGAAAGGCAAGCCCAGGCTTATACTTCAGCAGCCACCCGTTTACAGAAGCGCACCTGACTTAGGTGTCACCGCAAGTGGCCTGGTGGTAGGGGGCCTTCGGTCAATCAGCAAAGTCCAGGCCTCGGCACGATGTACCGGCCTCACCAGGGTACACCTCCTACCCTTCATCTAACCTAACCTGTAGAACCAAAGAGAGAATGAGGCCTGGTGTTATTTTAGCCCCAAGGGGAAGGGCAAGCCAAGCCTCCAAAATCACTCCACTGATGCCATAGATATATACCTGGCATCCACAGAGGGAAAAAAGATCGAGGGACTAGGTGATTCAATTTAGCAAATACTTACAGAGCACCTTCCTGGGCTAGGCTGTGGGAACAAGTAGGGAACAGAAGGGAGAATCAGAGGTTTCCTGGAGGAAATGACTGCCAGATTGTTTTCAATGATGAATTACTTGCAAAGTGAAAGGGGGGATTCCAGGTAGTGGGAACAGCAGATGCGAGTGGGAACTGGCAAATCAGCAGTGTTTTTGGAGGCACTGAAAGCACCCAAATTCCAGGATAGTAGGTAAACCTCCTCTTGGACATTTGAGTCTGACAGCCTAGGTCTGAATCACCACTGACTAGCTGTGCAAACATGAAGAAGTCACTTCCAGTTTCTTTATGcacaaaacagaaataattatAGTGCTGTTCTTATGGGTGGTTGTGAGGAGTAATGGAATAATGCACGAGACATGCTTAGTGCAGTACCTAGAAAGCAGCAAGCATTCAATAAGCATTggctattattgttattacatCACAATGACTGCTgccactatcatcatcatcattatcatcatcaatgGAATACAGAAtgcaagagaaggagaaaaggaaagacgAGACCAGAGAATTCAGTCAGGATCAGAACATAAGGGAGCATGAATCTTCTGCTAAGGATCCTCCAGATAAAGTGAATCAGGAAGGGATTCTAAAAAGGGAAGAGATGTGTTTCCTTCTAACTGATGCTCCATATGGTAATCCAGAAAGAGAGCACGAAAAAGAGAAGGCTTGGTCAGCGGAAATTTCTAACAATAGCCACCATCCGTTAGGAGAATAAGCAACCCTCGGTGTTGTGGTTCTGATTGAATATGCCCCGAGAGTTTGAGCTCTGGTGTGAAGCACGCAGGACAAAGAAACAATGGTTGTAGGATGAGTGAGAGAAAGGATCAAGAGAATGGCAGCTGCCCGAGGGCACTCATAACCAAGAGGGGCTTTGGACCAGAGTTTCTCTACGGGTAGAAGACAGATAAGAACAAAAACTCCTGTCCCACTGCTTCTGCTGGGTGTGTCTTTAGCAGTTATCTTATTCAGACAGCAGAGGGACCTCTTCACTCAATTTTCAACAAATGTCCCTGGAGCTGTGAGGAAGACCAAGGGGAACTTTCTCAGACCTGGGCAGAGAGGGCAATGAGGAAGGTTCTAAGCCCAACAGATAGCACTGGGTGGTCCAGTGGACAAACACACCAGAATGTGGCTATTTCAACTGAATAGACCTATAGATGATGGAACGAATGGTCATCTCCAGTGACATCATCGAAAAGATGTCAATGTCAGTTCACAGACCTCCCAATTTTACAAATAGGAAAACCAGAAACGAGAAGATGTTTTCCCAGAATTTGTGGTATTCATGAGTCATTGCAATAAATGTATAACTTGGACATTTGCATACAAAATAGTTACTATAATAAGAAAAAGCTAAGCTGCTATCACTGttgaacatattaaaatatttttatattttatattttatatatataatatacaaattttatattttatatatcatttttcaatcTGCCAAGTAGGCTGCAGATAGGAGATCTCCTGCTAAGAGCCCTTTAATCCAAGATCCTCTCAAAATTGAATACAAGTATCTATTTATCTCTGCTACTAGCAAAATGACTCAGTGTAGGAAATCTGGACTCTGGATTCAGGCAGACATAGCAGTGAATCCCCATATTCCTAACAACTTGCTTTTTGACCTAGAATATATCATTTGTCATCTGTAACCATCAGAGATGACAGTCACTCCCTTGCAGTGTTATTCTGAGATTTAGATTAgataataaatgtgaaagtaCCCAAACTAGTGTCTGGTGGACAGTAATCAAGGAAGGATTGCATTAATCACTAGCAGCTTTATCACACTGATTACCACTGCTTCACTGGGTGACATGGCACAATAACTTAATGTTTCTGATCCTCGGTTccttcccatctgtaaaatgggctttCTAACCCCTCTCTCATGGAGTTATTGTGAAGACTGTGTGAGGTAAAGTATGCAAAGTGACAAGACCAGTAATCAGCACATTACAGAGACCCAGGTCACATTTGTTTCCTTCCACAATCTTCTCTCAAAGCCCAAGTAGGAACAGTCAGTTAAAGGGAAGCTTAAAGAACTTGATGAGAAAGTTCTTTAACTTTAACTTTAAACTTGAGAGCAAATGAGAAATAAAGAGGTTTTTTCTTTGTCCCCAGAATATAAACAGAATGATAATTATCTCCACTAATGGGTCATAGAAAAAGATCTGATGTCTCCAGATTCCAGAACAGTGAAAGACATTTAATGATGATCTCCTTATTTTCAGGAAATTGCTCAGAAGACATGTTCTGTACCCTGAAAAGATCTCCATTTAAGGAGTCATGGGCCTACCTCCAAGGTCAGTAACTGAATCCAGGAGCTCCAACCCTAGGAAGATGACCTCCTGTGGCCTTTCTGCAAATTCTAAGCCATGGGTCAAAGTAGAGACCCATGGCAAAATGTGACCTGCAGGTGTGTTCGGTTTAGCCTGCACAATAGTTTTCATGATCTGAATTTGAATGCCTTATCAGAGGAAGGGGAGAGTTTTACTCTCCAAAGCTGCAAGGTTCTTCCTTCCTCAGACCCCAGGGACTCATTGATGTTGCCCCCGCAGGCATGTGCatatcaccacctccaccacaaTCTCCATCGCCATCTCTACCAcgactgccaccaccaccccgtCACCATCACCACTGCCACCAGGTCACCACCGCGATTACCACGaacactaccaccaccatcaccgccCTCCGTCACCACTACCATGCACACCACTATCACCATAGTTTCCTCTATCACCACCACTAGGAACACCATCATctttaccatcaccaccaccaccatcactgtcaccgccatcatcaccaccaccaccattaccatGGACACCACTATCACCATAGtttccactatcaccaccactAGGAACACCATCAtctctaccatcaccaccaccaccatcactgtcACCGCCATCACCATGGACACCACTATCACCATAGtttccactatcaccaccactATGAACACCATCATctttaccatcaccaccaccaccatcactgtcaccgccatcatcaccaccaccaccattaccatGAACACCATCACAATCATTACAAAAACCACCgccattatcatcaccatcaccaccactgccaccacacCTCTCTATTCAGTCACCTACCAGTTGCAGTCAAGTGCATAGTACTTCTACTGCAATGGAAGCAGTCTCTCATTCTCCACCTCTGTAGAGTTAGTTATTCATAAAGGAAACACAAAATTGCCTTGTCTCTGAGACTGACAGCCTAATGAATAAGTTGGCACAGCATCCATTTGCATATCCCAGCATACCTCAGGTAAGAGGTACcctataaatgaaataatagaggTACTTACCCTGCAAAAGAATGAGATACGGAGGAGATGGCCAAGATTCTCTAAATAGCCATTCTGCTCATTTTAAAACTCCATTTTACTGTTAGATTAGTGCTCACCCTTCGCAACTGAAGTGCATCAGTATGTAGAGGGAAAATATGAACACAGAACTTACATACCAGCTTTATAGTTCTGGAAACAAACCTTGCCAGTGAGAGCTCATTTTCACTTGTTATGATAATAAGAGACTTGACTTCTCATGGGCAGTATTTAAAGGGTCTgctgattttctgcttttctataGATCCCAGATGGCAAGAGCCCCTTAATGTGCATGTGAGGGGCTTGCACAACAATGTTTGGCTGCCCCTTTAAAGATGGAAGACAATTAAAGATTAAGACATGCATATTAATGTGAAAATTAACAGATTAAGATGCTCCTGGACCTCTTGATACCTAAATAATTGAACAATTTTTAACATCCTATCTCTAATATATTGTGCAGTGCCTACCAAATAGTAGTCCCCCACCCAGTGCTCACTGGTtgactgaataaataaacacTATAGTCAAGACTTATCGGGAAAACATTCCCTTAGCATACAGTCTAAAAAGAAAGTGAGGACTAATACAAcaattattaagtgaaaaaaattaagtttatagGAGTAGAGATGGGGTACCATGGATGTTCTGACTCTCCAGCTTTGAgcattagagaaatggaaaggctGGTTTTGTATTTGTGCAGTGACTCATAAGTAGAACCTAGAGAGAGTACATGGGAGACATTCCAGATGGTTAGAACAGCAGGCAACACTATAGCAAACACGGGTCTTGAATGAGAAACCTGGAATAAAGACTTCAACTTTTCCAATCTGCACCAGACAACTTGCTCAATAATTGTTTTTTGTACTTCTCCTTCCAGTATCAAAGCATCTAAACAAAACCAAGTTGTCCTGGAACAAAGATGGCATTGTCCACGGAGTCAGATATCAGGATGGAGATCTGGTGATCCAGTCTGCAGGCTGGTACTTCATTGTGTGCCAACTCCAATTTCTTGTGACCAAATGCCCGGAAAATTCTGTCGACCTGAAGGTGGAGCTTCTCATCAATGAAGTGGTCAAAAGGCAGGCATTGGTGACCGTGTGTGAATCTGGAGTGCACACCAAAAATATATACCAGAATCTCTCCCAATTCTTGCTGGAATACCTCCATGTCAGCAGCACCATAGCAGTCAAGGTGGAAAAATTCCAGTATGTGGATACAAATACCTTTCCTCTTGAGAACGTGTTGTCCATCTTCTTATTCAGTAGTTAAGTCTGAACAGTTTCTcctggtcttcaggaagagagCAACTTTCTACCATAGAGTACTCCATCTAAGCTTACACTTGGGCAAAAAGACAACTTTAAACCAAGATTAAAACCATAGAGGAAATTAAATGGCACTCATCTCCTTCTGTCTTGAGAAGATACAGCTCCAGGGTTAAAAAGAGTGAAGTATCTTTCAGACAGAACACAGAAGAGCAGTGTGGTGTGGTGGGCAGAGTCCCCCATGGGAATCAGAGGGGATGGATATATACTCCAACTCAACTACTAACTCACTGTATCACCGTGGGTCATTACTTCGCATCCCTGGAACTCAGGATCCACGTCAGAAAAACAAAGGGGCTGGGTTTGATTCTCTCCAAGGTTTCTCACATCTCAGAAGATGAGGCTTTCTCATCACAGACCTATGAACTGGGATTGCAGGCAGTGTTCTGGAATTCCTCAACCAAAGGAAGATGGTCCACACCAGTGCAAAACCGAAGGTCCTAACAGCATCTGGCTGCACTTTACCTTAGCAAAGTCAAAATAATATGGGAAGAAGATTCATGGTGCCTTGCAGAATTGCTGTGGACTGAAGGATCTAAAAATCTCTATTAGAAAGGATTGCCGAACTGACACAGAATCTAAAAGACTATCCAGTATTTGGAAAACCATCCAAACAGGCCTGGCTCCTTTCCAATTAAAACTGAGGGTGagggcagctcagtggcagaattctcgcctgccatgccagagacccgggtgcaattcccagagcctccacatgccaaaacaaacaaacaaacaagaaacctgAGTGAGTCGACTGCAGCAGCATCTGTGCTGTACATTCTGAGAACACTCAGTCAGCGTGCGGTGGTCAAGGCAATGAGGTCATCTAGCCAGGGGGAGCTGCAGCTGGTCTCCTGTGTGGTGGCTTTTGCTCCCTGCTTCAAACACCTCTCAGAAAGCCATTTTTGTGGAGGGTTTTTAAGACCCCACAAAGCTGTCAATAGGCAAGGATGAGATGACCACGAAAGAGGTGAGAACTTCCCGGCAACGTCCTCTCCTGATCTGGATAGCCATGTGGTGTCTTTAGCTACATCAACCTTTACACCCTTCCATCACCTCTTGGGCCAGCACCTTGTTTTCTGAAAGAGGATTTTGGCAAATCATTGAGCTGGAGTGTAGACCCCTCAAGTTATGCTTCAGTGACAAAAGTAGGGCCTTTCACtgctatgcaaaagaatggaggaAACCGCATTTTTCTCTagaaagggggaaggaagaaaagaaaaggcgtAGGAGTGTGAGAAAGTCTGTCAAAGAAAGACCACAAAAGACTGAAGAAAGACCCAGCAGTGGTGGACAGATGACAGGAACTTGGGGAAACAAAAATGGCCCAGGGAAACTTCAGTCATTTGCAGAGCAGTATGCCATATAAGCTTCCTTGGTCTCCTCTATGAAATATTTGGTAAAGTCTACATTTCTCTGTAAGGTGTTGTGTGAGTACATTGTTTGGGAGGACctggcatatgaagagatgttgGATTGAGCAATCCCGGTGGTACGTGGTGAAGAGAGAGGAGGGGGGAGGGCGGGAGATAGGGAGAGAAAGCTGGAGGATTAAAGAGACATCTGGCATTTGAGTTACGCTCTAACTGTGTGGGACAAAGGAATCTTGTTAAAACCAACTCATGCATTCTTGAAAAACTTCATGCATCCTGATCTTATGTAAACTAAAGTAAACTTTTAATCATATCACATTCTAATTCCAGAAAGCTTCCTCTTGCATTTTTCACCAATCTTCCTTGAGTAAAGGCGTCCAGTTTTTGCACTGTTTGGGTTACTAACCTCAGCCTCAGTCAGGAAGGGTTCTGAAAGCCAGCAGCTAAAGACTGCTCTCCCAAGGGGGAGCAGCATTTCAAGGGATACTGtagtaaaacaaaaaagttaGAGTAATCACTAATAACTCAGAAGAGCAGTGTGGTGTGGTGGGCAGAGTCCCCCATGGGAATCAGAAGGAATGGATATATACTCCAACTCAACCACTAACTCACTGCATCATCGTGGGTCATTACTTCGCATCCCTGGAACTCAGGATCCACGTCAGAAAAACAAAGGGGCTGGGTTTGATTAGTCAGTTAAGActaaatttaaagtttaaaactaAATTCTGTTTCCCCCTGATGGTTAACCAGACCCTGGGAATGCTATGAGCAAGTGTTACTGTCTctgcaagcaaaacaaataatttttctaattagGCTACTTGAAACACATGTCTCTGGTAAAAACTCAACTTGAGCCCACAGACTGTTTGCcctctaccaccatcaccaccatataATTGCAGAACTTGAAGAGGAAGGAGGTGAGTGAGTGAATAAGAAATAACAAGTCGACATAGACAAAACGTTCCTGCCCTTGGAAAAAATAATGTGactttctttttccacatttggTAACTTTTTCTTCACCTGGTCTCCCCATCACTCACTGATGTTTCCTGCAACTTGCACATCCAGTtcctcttctgagtcctcctgtCGCGCAAAGGGAGGCTCAAAGATGGCTCCAGCACCCCATGATTACCACTGATAATTCCACTGATAATTCTGGCACTGGAATTCAAAGTTTTAAGTTAACAGAACATAGAGGAGTGgacggtgcgatggtggctcagcagcagagctcttgtctgccatgcccgagacccgggttcgattccctgtgcctgccatgcaagcaaacaaacaaaaaaaaaagtaaagaaaagaatatagagaggtccacaggtagttcagtggtagaattcttgcctgccatgcaggagacatgaGTTTCATTCCCGGCCAGTGcactccaaacaaacaaacaaacaaaaaattcaacagctGGTATTGTGATaacaagaatgaaatatgaccccaccatagaAGTCAGCCAGTGTTATTTCTGGAAAGAATGTAAGAGAAGACCTAAGGCAAGGTTTGAATGAAAGCCCACTCAGGGGCTCTGTTAATAGCAGAGCCGGGAGTTGAACCATCCCATTAATTCCACCATGCCTTACCTGTCTCCTCTTATAGTCTTTCTGTAATTCCACAGGTCACATCTTTCTGGCGATGCAGGAGGCTCCAGCTTTCAGGGATTTCCTCTGCCTTTTCCCCATCCCAGTCATTCCAGCCCACCCTTCTAACATGAGGTAACCGTGGCCTCTATCTTCTTAGATTCAGTATCCAGGGTCAAATCACAGGAGAGGGTTAGAGTCTGAGTATATAAAAACTTTGTCTCTCAGAAATTAAAGAACTATACTATTGTTtccaataaataatgaaaatgttgttgttttaatttgaggTTATGCATACATGcctgtgtttatatatatatagatgcatCTGACTCGATCTGGGCcttgaaaattttatatatgcttgtatttatttttagttataaaaGGACAGAaagtattatttttcctttgcctCACCAGGTAATTTAACAACTAttaatattttgctatatttgcttttgcttcttttaaaaggtaaaacaatACAAGTCCTATTCCTccatccatttctctcttcctccccagAGATAATTAGCATCCTGAAGTTTGTATCCCTTTCACTTGCATAATTTTATACCTGTTTTTCCCATAAGAACATATAGCAaaattttgtgtaatttttaaaatgcaaataaatgacaTCATACTTTATATAACATATTGTGACTTGATTTTTTCACTTCACATTGAGTTTTTGATATTTAGCCACATTCATACATGTAGatctagttcattcatttagCTATATAATATGTCATTGTTTGAATACGCCACAGTTTGTCCATTCTCCTATTTATGAATATATAGTTTGCTTCCAAATTTTCACTATTACACACAAAGTAGCAATAAGCACAGTTTCTTGTACAGCTGCCACCACTTgttgctatttttctatatagCAAAAGCACATTTTAAGAGTTATAAATAGTCCCCCAAAGCTACCGAGTTAACTGCAGCTAGTGAAGATTCAGAACCTTTTGGGGACACAGCACATGAGCTGAAGCTGAGTCTTTAGAATCTGAAGGGATCTAGAAAACTTGCCTGAGTTATTCTCTGCCAGGTGCATTCCTTCAAAAACTCTGACCTGAGCGCCAGTGCAGTCCCCCATTACCAGTCCAGTGGGGTGCACGGTAGGGCTCTGCCAGGCTGTACTGAATCAGCCTAGTTAGCATGGGTTTGAAACACACCTTTCCAAAGCACTTTGAAAAGGGGACTCtttctggggggaggggggggtaAATGAGAAATACCAGCAATTCCAGAAGAAAGCATCTCCAAGCGCATATGTCTATGTTCCTTGAGGTCCAATCAGCTCTtgctgggagtggggggtgggggtgttaaCCCACTCCCATGGCTTCAAATGCCATCTTTCTGCAGATTACTCCAAAGTCCATAGCTCCAGCTTTGATTTTGCCCCTAAATTCCAGCCCCATCTATTCAGGAGCCACAGAGCTCTACCTATAGTTTTCTCTTGAGACCCTGTAGCAGCAGTAGCAGCTTCCTGATTGTGGTGGTTTCCTGTTCGTGAAAGTGCTGTTGTGGTTCTAGAGAGATAAGCTTCCTGACCGTAAGAGACAGCAGCTTCCGTGGCAGTCCGGTTTCTAGCAGCAGCCAGACGTTGCTCCTGAAAGCTCCAGAAAGCTCAGCCTGCATTCTGTTTCCTTGGCCCTCTTGACAAGTCTATGTGCCATTTAACACCCTGTGATAAGTTCCTAGTTGTTAgagtttgttgtgttttttttttgtatactgtacaGTGggatcacattttattatttttccatgtgagtatcccattattgcagcaccatttgctggatttttgtttgtttgctttgcttgcttGTTCGTTTTTTGAAAAGTACATGAAGCAGGAATCAAagccgggtctccctcatggcaggtgagaattctaccactgaatgacccttgcacccccaataaGTCCCTTATTATTGAAAAGTGAGAGTGTAGTCTGTTTTCTGCGATGGATCATTGATGTTTATACACCCCAGTCTCAGCATGTACGAAACTGACTTCATGATGCTTCCTCCAAATTCATCACCAGTCCTATGTTCCAAATTTCAAGAATTATCCCAGACTGTCATGAcccttcttttccatttctcagtcagTCAACATCTTGTCAATTCATCCAGTTTTCTAGTCGCAGCCACCATCACCTCACTTGTACCACTCTTACCACGTCCTAATTCAAATCCTTATCTCCTAACCCCCTCTTTGCTCCTTACAAATCCCATTTCCATACATCAGTAATTACTCTCCATTGTTCTTGGGATGGATAATAAAAATGATAGTTTATCAAGTTCTTACATGTTCTGCACTTTTCATGTActcactcatttaatcctcaaaacagtcCTACTGGGTAGACTATTACCCCCATGCTGTGGACAAGGACATTGAAACTCTGAGACATTGAGTAACATGGCCAAGCTCAGGTCCCTATCCATCTGGGTCCTGTGGACCTCTCTAGCTTACCCTCGCCACCAGCATTTTTCAGATGTTCTTCCTTCTACCTGGAATACTCCTCTCACTCTCTTTTACCTGATTAACTCCTATCATTGTTCTGGTCTCCATGCCAACATCACCTCCTCCAAGAAATCTTCCCAGAATCCTCTGGCCTTATCTAATTCcctgctttttttcttccctaCTTCTCCCATCCTGAGTGAACTTTATTTTCACCTCTGGTTCCTCTATACCTCCTCCCCAACATCCAAATCCCTGAAGGTAGGAACCCATGAATCTCATTCAGTTCTGTGTCCTCACAGTGAGGCAAAGCTCCTGGGGTGGGCATAGCTGATGCTATTCAGTAAggatttgttaaatgaataaatgaagtaaatCTCTTTAAACCCCAGCTCATTCTCTAGGAAAGATATCAAATGAttcaacctgaaaaaaaaaaaaaaaaacaagagaaacaacCCTTTGCAAAATATGGAAATAGGAATTAAAAGCCAccattttttctataaatgtttttCAGCACTCAGGAGAGAAAGAATGCCTATAAAGAAAGGTGACATTTTCTGAAAACGTAATTTATCTGGTCCATCTGAGAACTTCAAGGGAAGAAGCAAACTTT of the Tamandua tetradactyla isolate mTamTet1 chromosome 2, mTamTet1.pri, whole genome shotgun sequence genome contains:
- the TNFSF8 gene encoding tumor necrosis factor ligand superfamily member 8 — translated: MDTGLSQTLNRVAPFRDPAMHGPSDSVSSHLGSPIRSYFYFTTATLALSLVFAVATIMVLVVQRTDSIPKQPDNFPLKGGNCSEDMFCTLKRSPFKESWAYLQVSKHLNKTKLSWNKDGIVHGVRYQDGDLVIQSAGWYFIVCQLQFLVTKCPENSVDLKVELLINEVVKRQALVTVCESGVHTKNIYQNLSQFLLEYLHVSSTIAVKVEKFQYVDTNTFPLENVLSIFLFSS